The following coding sequences lie in one Zingiber officinale cultivar Zhangliang chromosome 2B, Zo_v1.1, whole genome shotgun sequence genomic window:
- the LOC122049148 gene encoding uncharacterized protein LOC122049148, whose protein sequence is MEMAVSISSLGLRTRLRRSLPTTALSRRRKRMDLSQRCKRRRVETWPSRKRKNRMETARAEQELGRRPAAKKGSLRAKGQNREASSWQLPCPPPRSLNLPMISRWTPMANDGGDDEEEEEDKEEE, encoded by the coding sequence ATGGAGATGGCCGTGAGCATCTCGTCGCTGGGGCTGAGGACCCGCCTCCGGCGGTCATTGCCGACGACGGCCCTGTCGCGGAGGAGAAAGCGGATGGACCTTTCCCAGCGGTGCAAGCGGCGGCGCGTGGAGACGTGGCCTAGTCGGAAGAGGAAGAATCGGATGGAGACGGCGAGAGCGGAGCAGGAATTGGGGAGGCGGCCGGCGGCGAAGAAGGGCAGTTTGAGGGCGAAGGGGCAGAACAGGGAGGCCAGCAGCTGGCAGCTTCCATGCCCGCCGCCGAGGAGCTTGAACTTGCCGATGATCAGCAGGTGGACTCCCATGGCGAACGACGGCGGCgacgacgaagaagaagaagaagataaggaAGAAGAGTAA